A genomic window from Papaver somniferum cultivar HN1 unplaced genomic scaffold, ASM357369v1 unplaced-scaffold_15, whole genome shotgun sequence includes:
- the LOC113335636 gene encoding dormancy-associated protein homolog 4-like: MGLLENLWDDILAGPKPEKGLKKLRRYDSGPLPSSQDVPVSRSITILKSNCSNIRVSSADSSSSGPSSPAGSSTPGSPLSPWTPRRDTKKLMRMKSTSAALERAEPRSPTVYDWVVISAIDR, translated from the exons ATGGGTCTTCTCGAAAACCTTTGGGATGATATCCTAGCTGGTCCAAAGCCTGAAAAAGGCCTGAAAAAGTTGCGCCGGTATGATTCCGGTCCTTTGCCATCATCTCAAGATGTCCCAGTCTCTCGTTCCATCACCATACTCAAAAGTAACTGCTCCAACATCCGCGTCTCTTCAGCTGATTCTTCTTCCTCCGGTCCTTCTTCTCCGGCTGGGTCTAGTACCCCTGGCTCACCTCTCTCAC cATGGACACCGAGGCGGGACACCAAGAAACTGATGAGGATGAAATCAACATCGGCGGCGTTAGAACGTGCAGAACCTAGAAGCCCTACGGTTTATGATTGGGTCGTGATAAGTGCTATCGATCGATAA
- the LOC113335601 gene encoding equilibrative nucleotide transporter 3-like, which produces MAIHGANGEGKLTATVVCWVLGNGCLFPWYSMVTSFDYFGDIFPKYHAGRILPLVCQPFALGAFAILTYNEAKINTRRRNLLGYFIFFIGSLMVLVLDIATSGKGGIGTYIGVCMISSCYGVANALVQGGMVGDLSLMCPEFMQSFLVGLSFAGALTSALRLITKVTFENSKDGLRKGAMMFFAISVLFELLCLLLYAYIFPKLPIVKYYRAKAASEGSKTVSADLVAGGIQTLPSNQAAEEDPKYMDRLSNKELFVQNMDFAITVLLIYVLSFSIFPGFLSEDTGKHGLGTWYALVLIATFNVWDLIGTYIPLIECLKLRSRKGLLITSLSRFLLIPCFYFTVKFGDQGWMIMLTSILGLTNGYLTVCVLTVAPKGYKGPEQNALGNFLVLFLAMGIFVGVTLDWLWLIGKGW; this is translated from the exons ATGGCAATTCATGGTGCAAATGGAGAG GGAAAGCTTACAGCAACGGTAGTATGCTGGGTTCTAGGAAATGGATGTCTTTTTCCATGGTATAGTATGGTAACATCTTTTGATTACTTCGGCGATATTTTCCCG AAATACCATGCAGGGAGGATTCTCCCACTAGTTTGTCAACCTTTTGCACTTGGAGCTTTTGCAATTTTAACATATAATGAGGCGAAGATAAACACAAGAAGAAGGAACTTACTTggttatttcatttttttcatagGCTCCTTGATGGTCTTGGTT TTGGACATAGCTACATCAGGGAAAGGGGGTATTGGAACCTATATTGGTGTTTGTATGATAAGCAGTTGTTATGGTGTTGCTAATGCTCTTGTTCAAGGTGGAATGGTAGGAGACCTTTCGTTGATGTGCCCTGAGTTTATGCAA TCCTTCTTGGTAGGTTTGTCTTTTGCTGGTGCTCTAACTTCTGCATTAAGGTTAATAACAAAAGTAACTTTCGAAAATTCAAAAGACGGCCTTCGCAAGGGAGCTA TGATGTTCTTCGCAATCTCTGTATTGTTTGAGCTACTATGCTTACTTCTTTATGCGTATATCTTCCCAAAACTGCCTATTGTTAAGTACTACCGTGCCAAAGCAGCTTCAGAAGGAtctaaaactgtttctgctgatctTGTCGCGGGTGGTATACAAACGCTTCCAAGCAACCAA GCTGCAGAAGAGGATCCAAAGTATATGGACCGCCTAAGCAACAAAGAGTTGTTTGTTCAAAACATGGACTTCGCAATTACAGTGTTGCTTATATATGTACTGTCATTCTCCATTTTCCCCGGGTTTTTATCTGAAGATACTGGAAAACACGGCTTGGGTACTTG GTACGCTCTTGTTTTGATTGCGACATTTAACGTATGGGATCTTATTGGTACTTACATTCCGTTGATCGAGTGCTTGAAGTTGAGATCACGGAAGGGTCTCCTCATTACGTCTCTTTCTCGTTTTTTACTTATTCCATGTTTTTACTTCACGGTGAAATTTGGTGACCAAGGCTGGATGATCATGCTGACTTCCATTTTAGGATTGACCAATGGGTACCTCACTGTCTGTGTTCTAACTGTGGCGCCGAAAGGCTACAAG GGTCCGGAGCAAAATGCACTTGGGAATTTTCTTGTGTTATTTCTCGCCATGGGCATATTTGTAGGGGTAACTCTTGATTGGTTATGGCTCATTGGTAAAGGGTGGTGA